CGTACGAGCTGGTGCCGGGCATCACCGAGCTGCAGCTCACCGAGACCGTCGCGGGGCTACGCCCCGGCAGCCCCGACAACGCCCCTCTGATCGGCCCGGGCGGACTCGACGGGCTGATCGTGGCGACCGGCCACTTCCGCAACGGGATCCTCCTCGCGCCGATCACCGCCGACGCGGTGACCGCGGTCGTCGTCGATCGCGCCCTTCCGCCGCCGGTGGCGGCGTTCACGCCGGCACGCTTCGCCGACGCCGGACACGGGGTGGAGGAGGCCGGGTGACCGTCACCATCAACGGGGAACCCCGCGACGTGGACCCCGACACCACCGTCGCGGACCTGGTCAGCGAACTCGGCGCCGACCGCCGCCGGCACGGCGTGGCGGTCGCCGTCAACGGTGAGGTGATCCGCCGCGCGGACTGGGATCAGTGCACCGTCGACGACGGTGACGCGGTCGAGGTCCTCGCGGCTATCCAGGGCGGCACCTAACCCATAAGGCCAGCAAAGTGGACGATCCGCTGACCATCGCCGGGGAGACGTTCTCCTCCCGGCTGATCCTCGGCACCGGAGGCGCGCCCAGCATGGAGGCGCTCGAGGACGCGGTCCGTGCGTCTGGGACCGAGATGGTCACCGTCGCGCTGCGCCGGGTCGACCCGCAGGCGTCGGGGTCCGTCCTGGAGGTGGTCGAGCGTTGCGGGTGCCGGCTGCTGCCCAACACGGCGGGCTGCTACACCGCCCACGATGCGGTGCTGACGGCCAAGATGGCCCGCGAGGCGTTCGGGACGGACTGGATCAAGCTCGAGGTGATCGGCGACGACCGCACACTGTTCCCCGACGCGGTCGAGCTGCTCGACGCTGCCGAGCAGCTGGTCGACGACGGCTTCACCGTCCTGCCCTACACCAACGACGACCCGGTCGTGGCGGTCCGCCTCGAAGCGGTCGGGTGCGCAGCCGTGATGCCTCTGGGGTCACCGATCGGGAGCGGGTCGGGCATCCGCAACGCCTACAACCTGCGCATCATCCGCGAACGGACGCAGCTGCCGGTGATCCTCGACGCCGGCGTCGGCACCGCCAGCGACGCCACGATCGCGATGGAGCTGGGCTGCGACGCGGTCCTGCTGGCCTCGGCCGTGACCCGGGCGCAGAACCCGACCGCCATGGCCGAAGCGATGCGCAAGGCGGTCGAAGGCGGGCGGTTGGCGTACCGGGCGGGGCGCATCCCCAAGCGGTTGTACGCAGACGAGTCGACACCGTCCGCGGGGCGCCCCGAGTGGCATCGGTGAGCGACGAC
This Actinomycetota bacterium DNA region includes the following protein-coding sequences:
- the thiS gene encoding sulfur carrier protein ThiS, which translates into the protein MTVTINGEPRDVDPDTTVADLVSELGADRRRHGVAVAVNGEVIRRADWDQCTVDDGDAVEVLAAIQGGT
- a CDS encoding thiazole synthase is translated as MDDPLTIAGETFSSRLILGTGGAPSMEALEDAVRASGTEMVTVALRRVDPQASGSVLEVVERCGCRLLPNTAGCYTAHDAVLTAKMAREAFGTDWIKLEVIGDDRTLFPDAVELLDAAEQLVDDGFTVLPYTNDDPVVAVRLEAVGCAAVMPLGSPIGSGSGIRNAYNLRIIRERTQLPVILDAGVGTASDATIAMELGCDAVLLASAVTRAQNPTAMAEAMRKAVEGGRLAYRAGRIPKRLYADESTPSAGRPEWHR